The genome window GTTATTGCAATAGTTACTAttcaagtaaaaaaaattaccacACATACATATTACAATAGTATCCACCTTAGTTACTACACATACATCATATCAATTATCACCCGAGTGATATATTAGTTACCATGTCATGATAACCATCCAGTAGTTTCACAAAATTTTTGAGAGCTACCATAGTAGCTACATTGATAACACACCGATTACTATATGTGTCCCATATCAGTTACCATATCATAATCACCATACAAGTAACAACAACAAATCTAGTAGCTAGTTAGGCTAATGCATAAGATAAGATATCAAATTAATACATGCACACATAACAAAATTATAGCAAGAGAAAAAATGAATCACACATTAAAATACAATCATCACACAGCATGTCGCAACTAGAGTTACAATCCATCACGACCCACAAAGATCACATATATCAACAACGGCTAGCAGTAGTAAcccaattaaaaaaaatccatatgcAATTACGACCAACAAAACAATTGCATTGGGACCTCCCTTCTAACTAAATGCTTCATACCTGCTTATACAAACAAATTTGCCCCCAAATTCGCCAATAATACCTAACCCTAACAAATCAAAATGCAACTACCGCTAGTTTTGCATCGCAACCCCACATCAATTTCACAGAATAGCCATCAAATACCGCACAAAACCTGTCATTAATCGGACACAAAAACATCGAATACCGACGCTAAACACCCCCACCCCAAAAAACCCTAAGTCCTGAATCAAAATCGCAACGAATGAAAACATCGGGGGTTGCATGTGCCTTCACCGGTTGATGAGGTCGACGAGAAGCACCCATGCGCCCGACAACGATGGTGTTGGGGGTAGAGAAGATGATGTCTCCCATGGCGCTAACTCCAGCGGCGGAATCCCACGAACCCGTGCGAATTCCCACCGCCGAATCTCAGTGCGCTAGCACTAGATCCGATGGGAAACAAAGAGGGTGACGAGGAGATGGTAGCGCGATGAGTTGGATGGTGGCTTGCGACGGCGACAAGCGAAATGCAGTCCAGCGACGGTGAGGGCGATCGAGTCGACGAGAGCAAAATGGGCGAGGACGAAATGGGGAAGATAAAAAGTAGGCGGTTACGGGAGATGAAAAAGCGAGCGGTTAGCGAGTTGGCTGGTGCGCTGGGGAGAAAACAGGCTCGCTAAGTGGCTAGGCGCGACATGAATTAGAGTCGCACGACGAGTCTATTCTGCGCCTAGGTGCACTGTAGTTTACTATTGTGCCATCTccagttacaactcaaaaaacTGTCAGTTACAATCCgctaggtagatcagttacaaccgTGCATCTAGaagtacataattgcaacatgagAAGCTAACAAGTTACATTTTAAAGTGTACTACGATTACAATCGCGCTCCTTAGGTTGCACATCATTAGGCAATAAATTCGTTAGGAGTGACGTTCATCCATAATGAAAATTGCaactcaaatttttttatttatatctaGTTGTAACTTCCTGTCTTGTGGATtgtaactctactattttttggATTGTAACTGGGGTGGCACAACTGTAACTAAAGTTGAGCCTaggcacataatatatatagtatatttatatatacagTCCTATTCTACACCCAGGGCACTCTAACCCGCGTCAGCACAGCCTGCTGGCCCCCAACCTAGCCGCGCCCCGCGATTCGCACCCCCGCGCCTATGTTATCTTTGTTGCCTGTGTTGGAGTCGGGATGTCAagggtagatttgcttagcttcGTTGTCTTAGATATGGGCTGGTTACTTAATAACATGATTTAACTATCTATACAATATGAACTAGATTGGGTAATctttgtagcaatatggaatATAGGGACTCTGAGCAGGAGGTggtatgatgatggtgcgggtatGCACAGGTGCGGGTAAGCACTGTGGGTTGGTGATAGTACTTGTTTGGGATCCTAAGGATGAATTCGTGAAGCCTGTAACCTGGCACAACAGCGCAACCTCGAGGCTTATAcgggtacggcctggctaattaattagccacccctcggATTCTGTAGACACTAGTGGacagttgagtggcacaagagggggcctctgcagtgatggaatcactgttagcggtaAAATCTTAATGGTGCTTACGAGTCGATGGGAGTTTTATAACGGCCTTGTGATGATCTCCTAGCGGCACACTATAGgtaatgtgcaagtgcttggccggcacagtaacatggagactgtcacctggtaatgcgggtgacGAAATCACGAcccgtgggtaaagtgtgcaacctctgtagagtgtggTGATAGTGGGGGATACACAAcccgtgctcacagtcaagagcggacttggacttcttcatgattagtgggggatcttggatggttggttctggtagtcgggtggtgATAACCCGATGAGTTGGcagccggatatggaatatctggtgagtttagTAGTCAgtgaatccgatgagctgttcttgtGAAATCAGTGTTGttacacatagtaaataggactaTTATGTCCTTTTGAGTCTTAGATTAGAATATCATAGATGTAGTAAAACTGAGTCAAATTTTTCTTATTTGAAGCCCTAATGTCATGATTTTTCATACTTgcagagtacgatatgtactcagcCTTACTATTGTAATAATAAATGCTACTCGGTTACAGAAGACTATgagaagatcaaggaagctCTACAATGAAGATAGAGCGTTATAGGTCGTGTTGTCCTCAAACGATTGTTTGTGGTGTGCCCTAAAGCTTTCGTTGGAGTTTCCTCTTATTCTTCCGCTGCTgaaaactctggtatttattttattaaaattatttttgttcgatatagaactgtatattaTTGATAATGTCAtcacatgtatgatgaaactgatcttATATATACGTGGAATACATctagttatttttttaaaaaaactagacgtGACAACAATTTTCAATGGCTTAAAACTAAAATTTCACTATTAAACATTATTAGACTACTAACTACTGAGTACGGCTAGACTACTAAAACTACTTAACATTATTGAACTGCTACTCAACTACTAACGCTACTAAACTACTAAAACTACTGGACGTACACGCGCAGGCGAGCCGGCGTGGCTGGCATCGTGCCATGTGGCGCGCGTTGCGCACACGGGGTGGGTGTAGGCCGATGTGTTGGGCTGGCTGTGTTGGGCCGGTGTAAAATTGCactttatatagagagagacGAACGGACGGGTCAGAAGCGACGGACGGGCGATAATACAGATGGACGGATGGATTCTCTCCATTTCGTTGCTACTCTTTCCTCTACTACTATcgctcggcgtcggcgtcggcgtcggcgtctgCAATAGAGATTTGTGAATTCCAAACCCTACACAAGGTCGGATCCGGCACGTCGATTCGAGCTCAGCTGgaccgccatggccgccgccgccgccgccgctattTCTTCTTCCTTCGCTAGACTCCCATAGATAGAGAGATCGTTGCCCTCTCGTCCCTGTGGAGATcttccattccattccattcaATCCAAATCCATATGGGGGTGGTGGAGTTCGCCTCGCAGGCGGGCGTGGACTTCCTCGAGTGGCTGGGGCCGGACACCTCCGCCATCGTCTTCACGCTGCTCTCCCACCCAGCCGACCTCGCCAGCGCCTCCGCCGTCTCCCGCTCGTGGCGAACCTTCGGTAACTTGTTTTGCCTGGATCTGGATGGATTCTTTCATTCTGCACCTCTCTTGTCTTTCTTGCTTCTCATTCTTTCATTTATTGattcattttattattattagttTACCATCGCCACGCTAGCTAATGCAAGGGAATCACCGGTACTAATTCAATTTTGTTACCCCAGCCATCGCAAACCAGTTCAGCAAGGCACAGTGCCTGCGGCTTTGTCCCGAGGTCTCCAACTTCACTTGTATCCAACAACTAGTAACGACTTGTGCTGCTGATACTACCAGTAGTAACATAAATCAAGAATATGCTGGATCAAGTGAGTGGGAGAACCACAAGACAGATCACAGGGTCTATTTGCACCTTAGCCATGTTCTTCTCTCCCCTTACCATGCCAGGGATTGCATCATTCGCTGCATAGCTGCATCCAGCACCGACAACTTCCCAGAAGAGACCATAGAAAACACCCTTGAGCCAATCGATCGTGTTGAGATGAGGCCGTCTTATTGGTCCAGTGGGGGCCAGAGTGATCCTACCATCCCAGAATGTCTCATATACAGGCTTCACTCTGATCTGTGCCTCATCCAGGAAATCAAGATACAGCCATTCAAAGGTGGTCTACTCATAATCCTTCATGCGGTCCCACCTCTGCCATATGTATACATGCCAAAACCTTCGCTGCCTGCTGCTAATACTTTCCTGCTATATATGCAGCATTTTTCCAGTACGGCGACCCGATATATTCAGCACAGCAAGTTCGCTTCCGGATGGGCTATCCAAAGTCGACTCTACGATCTCAAGATCTTGTATCCGATGAGAATGAAGGCCAGCAGCTGGCCGCTGATGACAACTATATCTGGACTTACACATCTCCAGAATTCCCAATGTTACAGGTCAGCTTAATTTATcactttttctctctctcctcataTCCATTCTTTTCTCTTTAATAATAAACCATAGAGTTGATATAGAGCAAGAGCACCTTTTGAAAGTGTGGCATTGAAGAAACTATATTTGGGTTTACTATAAGTGCTTATTGCACAGGGCAGTTGCATTGTGTTTAGTGTTTGCAGTTGCATTGTGTAGACCTGTTGGAAGTAAAATGATCCATCCTGTTCCAGGAAAATGTTTTGCAA of Phragmites australis chromosome 3, lpPhrAust1.1, whole genome shotgun sequence contains these proteins:
- the LOC133913857 gene encoding F-box protein At4g00755-like, giving the protein MGVVEFASQAGVDFLEWLGPDTSAIVFTLLSHPADLASASAVSRSWRTFAIANQFSKAQCLRLCPEVSNFTCIQQLVTTCAADTTSSNINQEYAGSSEWENHKTDHRVYLHLSHVLLSPYHARDCIIRCIAASSTDNFPEETIENTLEPIDRVEMRPSYWSSGGQSDPTIPECLIYRLHSDLCLIQEIKIQPFKAFFQYGDPIYSAQQVRFRMGYPKSTLRSQDLVSDENEGQQLAADDNYIWTYTSPEFPMLQENVLQSFRLPRTVLCIGGVVKVELLGRIQKQATDGLYYICVSHVQILGNPLSQELAVTPCEDGAVLKYHLQPRISSVYRCDLSGDDGGSPSKWHNFATRIWQSGTGRGIGWNQALLSRLLFGPPLQFVEEDDDQSEEEGA